One part of the Candidatus Krumholzibacteriia bacterium genome encodes these proteins:
- a CDS encoding PTS sugar transporter subunit IIC, producing MISDVVLISVVAGLLALDDRAGWQSLLGEPVFVGLIVGAITHQMAAAMMAGVALQLVWFSIAAARGTRRPNTVVGGVVGIGAACLVLKTTGDTRVGFVVAAGVFFGLLAGEAGAVVSRAGGEIRERWLVGFRLPGTPEAATRDLLARVVASAAIVALVNAASVLVMLPVAVGLGDALTGRLGGVSAGAELWLNTLPAVAAVTVFTAFGNRALGRYAALGLLVTLGVVWLL from the coding sequence TTGATATCCGACGTCGTCCTCATTTCCGTTGTCGCCGGGCTGCTGGCGCTGGACGACCGGGCCGGCTGGCAGAGCCTGCTGGGTGAACCGGTCTTCGTCGGGCTCATCGTCGGTGCGATCACCCACCAGATGGCGGCCGCGATGATGGCCGGTGTCGCGTTGCAACTGGTCTGGTTCTCGATCGCCGCTGCGCGCGGGACGCGCCGCCCCAACACCGTGGTGGGCGGCGTGGTGGGTATCGGCGCCGCGTGCCTGGTGCTCAAGACCACCGGCGATACCCGGGTGGGCTTCGTGGTGGCCGCGGGCGTGTTCTTCGGGCTGCTGGCGGGCGAGGCCGGTGCCGTGGTCTCGCGGGCCGGGGGCGAAATACGCGAGCGCTGGCTGGTCGGCTTCAGGCTGCCGGGAACGCCGGAGGCCGCCACGCGCGACCTGCTCGCGCGTGTCGTCGCCTCGGCGGCCATCGTGGCGCTGGTCAACGCGGCCTCGGTTCTGGTGATGCTGCCGGTGGCGGTGGGGCTCGGCGACGCGCTCACCGGGCGCCTGGGCGGGGTATCCGCGGGCGCGGAGCTGTGGTTGAACACGCTCCCCGCGGTTGCGGCGGTGACCGTCTTCACCGCATTCGGCAACCGCGCGCTGGGGCGTTATGCGGCGCTGGGTCTGCTGGTGACCCTCGGGGTGGTGTGGCTGCTGTGA